Genomic DNA from Harpia harpyja isolate bHarHar1 chromosome 13, bHarHar1 primary haplotype, whole genome shotgun sequence:
CTGCTGAAATGACAAGGTCCTGAGGCGATTGCGATGCCTCGCTCGGTTCAAGTTCATCCTCTTTTTGCTCCCCCACGTAAAACAGGTTGCTTCTGTGCCGCAGGGAACTTCTGGATCTGACTTGCCGTCTTGCCAACACCCTGAAGAAATATGGGATACAGAAAGGGGACAAGGTGGCCATCTATATGTCCGTGTCTCCCTTGTCTGTGGCAGCCATGCTGGCTTGTGCCAGGATTGGTGCTGTTCACACTGTGGTCTTCGCTGGATTCAGCGCGGAGTCCTTAGCTGGGAGGATCATAGACTGTAAGTAGATGCAGACCGGGGAACAAAACTCTCTGGACAGTGCTCCAAGACATATCCCAATGCTGTGTTTTCTTGGCAGAAAGAGAAGAGGTTCATTCTCAGCTGGCGGGACAGTTCACTCTCCTTTGCAAAGTACTGTGAAGAGCCTTTTCCTTAGCGGCAGATGCAGAATCCTCTGGCcttaaaatactttataaatcACTTAACATTCAGTCTGCACTGGGTTACTGGCAGACAGCAGTGAAGCTGGAGGGAAAACCACAGCTTAGGAATGGGGCCTGATTTGTTCTTTTGCAGTGTTATTGCAGTGTTTCTTTGATACTCCTGCACAGTGCTAATTCTGCAGTCTTGATTGTGATACTGTGATTTATGTATAGCACTGGAAGTGTTGGCAGCCTGCCCCCGCTCTGTTAGCCGTTGTACCAACAAACAGAACTGTTCTTAGCCCAAAGCACTTGTAGTGTGATTAGGTAAAAAGTAATGCTAAAAATACCAGCAGAAGAACAAAATAGCAAGTGAAGTGGCTCATGTCCTAGCAGTCACATCAGTTTCTTTATGGCTAGTGTGAGGGAATAAGTCTTACAGcaattttcatgcttttttttctgttttagtagTGTTAATCTATAGAGAACAAGTACATGTTTTAGTTATCCCTCACTTTTAGCCACTTGTGTGGAGGTGATGGGCTAAAGAACCATTTCTCCGCAGCCACAGCTCTGTAATAACATAGTGTGGTACAATTTGAAGTGCTCTGCCAGAGTGCTGCTGTGTGCTGTGGCTTCCAGGAGGTTTCCCCTCAAGGCACAGGTGAGTTTCAGAAGGCTGCAGGTGTCTCAGAGCAGGGTAACGCCTCCGAGATGAGGCACTGAGTTTGGTGCTGTTTGCTTCAGTTTGCAACGGACACTTATATGCAGCCCCAGAGATAGGATAAGAGAGGGGCAAAGGTGCTTGTTCACTAAGGTCGTAGGAAGTCTTGCGCTGGTTTCGGTGTGTGAGCTGTTAGACTAAAGCAGCAGTATTCACTGTAACACAGTTAACTGGGAAGAAACTGTTCTGCATGTTGGTTTTGCTAGTCAGGAATGGAGGCACTTAAATTGCAGTGAGTGATACTTAGGCTAGACATTGGGAGAGACTTTCTCATGTTCCTGATGGGCATTGGAGTGGACTGGTGGGGAGAGGGTGGAAGAGCTACCATTGGAGTGTTTCAGGAAGATTGGACTGGCAGCTGTCAGAAATGGTTTAGCTGGAGTGAACCCTGCCTTGGGGTGGGGAAGATGGACTAGATAACCTGTGGAGGTTCCAGCTACCCCTAATCTCTGTGGGTCTCGGGTTTTAAAGTGTTTTCGTCAGCAGCACTGAGGGTTTTCGATTGATAGAAGTTCTGAGTATTTGTCACACATGTTGTCCTATACATCATCCCCAGAAGTAGTGAAAGCAGGGTGCACATACTAGCCTTGAAGACAGGCTGGTATGTCTGctaattctttctctttttagctGGATGCAAAGCAATTATCACCTACAACCAGGGAGTCAGGGGAGGCCGAATCATACAGCTGAAGACGACTGTGGATGAAGCTGTGAAGAACTGTCCAAGCATCAAACATGTCTTTGTTGCTCAGAGGACAGATAACAAAGTCCAGATGGGTGACCGTGATATTCCCCTTGAAGAGGTATGTTGGTGTTGGTAAACCTTGCCTGTTTCCCCTGATGTTTCTTGAAGTATGTGAAGTTTACTGTGCTGGGGGAGAGAAATATGGTGCACTAATAAATGTAGGGACCAGCTAACACAGACATCTTCGAGAGACCCGATGCAGGGCTGTTCAGAACATGTGCGTGAGAGTCTTGCTGAATGTGTAGATCATGCACACTCTGGTATTTGGCTTTGGTCTTTGATCTGCTGTAGGCTACACTGGGAATCGGCAGCCAAGGAAGATCAGGCAGCCTCCATACTTTCCTTGCGTATGTGTGCTGGGCTAAAAGCCTATGAAGCAGCGGCTGCACTGCAGCTTGGCACTCTAATGTAGCTGCACCAGACCTGCCAGCGATGACTAGCCtttatgctgcctctggaacagGTTTTCAGTGTGTGCTGCTCTTCCCGTGCTGCCACAGAATGCTGGTGGGCTAGTGGATACAGCTGTGTTGCAGTGACAGCATCTGTATGTCCCTGCAGGCACCTAGCTCTGCAGACACCCATTGGCACTCTGGATAACTCCTTTGAGGCCTAAGTGTTGGCTAGAGCATCTTTCTCCCCATCTGTGCCTTTTGGACTTGAGTTCTGCAGATGAAAAGGAGAAGCCCCTTATGGCATCTGGATCTTCATCCTCAAATGGATTGCCTGTATTTACAGTCTGCTAGGATTGTGAGTTGAAGCAGCTCAATCTGCGTCTGACTCATCTCAGCATGGGCAGGGGGTATGCTGCTCCATTTTAGTAGTCTTGCAAACAGTGCTGAGATTTAAGGAATGAGTGTTTCCTCAGACCCAGAGTGCACTGATACCATTGGTGGTGGTGTTATATACTGTGTTCAGACACTCCATTATGGTTTGTCATATGCACTCTCAGACTGGACACAGTTGAAAGGCAGTGCAGAAATAATCAAGTTCCTGGAGAAGCTTAATATAGCCTATGGGCAGTGTCGTGGTTACCACATGATGGGAGGACAGTGATGGCTTGGGAATATTTAGAACTTGTGCTTCctggggaagaaaacaacagTTGTTCTAATTTGTTTAGCTGGTACACATGGGACTGCAGCCTAATGCAGAAGTAGTTTTATCAGTTTGCCGGCAGCAGTAAACAGAAACTACTCATTGTAATAATGCCTGGAAATCACCCGTGTGCAGCCAAGATAATTACTTAGGAGTCCCTGTGCTGGTCACATGAGATAGGAGCAACTACAAGGGTAAGTTAAACAGAGAAGGCAGGTTTTATTCGGAAATTGTTTTACTCTTTACTCCACAAAGCACATTCTGACGATGTTCCTTAGTCTGTAAACAGCCTGAGGTGCTTTGGTGATCCAAGAGCTGAGCTCAGCCTGTTGTCAGTTGTAGGGTGTGAAACATAAGAAGAATTAAACCATTAATGCTGTTAACTCTGACATTACTGATCTTTACAGCAGTTGTGCTTTCCAGATCTTGTGCAGTGGCTTACGGCAAAATTTAAGTTCATGTTGTAATGGAGAATATGAGAACTCCATCTTAGTTTCAAAAACTGGCAAGGCAGTCTCAATTAGCAGTGTTGAAATGTCACAATAAATACCTGAGATGAGCAGGAGTGCTGTAACTCAGAGGCTAAGAATTGCATCTGACCCTATCAGCTCTTCATATTTTATTAAGCTTTGTTTGTCAGACACTTTTAAACAACTGGACCTGCCGTTGGTGGTGTTCATTTGTAAATACAGCGTGTTTACAGTGTGTACTTGTAAAAAGGCAGTACCTAGACATTCCTTCAAAGAGCCACCTAATAACCCTTGCAGGAATCACTATTCATGTAGGACAGTACAGAGCTTGAGAGAACCAAGCCAGCTGTGCTTTTTTTACAGCCATATGTTGAGCATCTGGAACACACAATGATTATTTCAAGTTTGTACATGCATAAGAAAAATGTTCAACCTCGTCCTGAAAAATCTACGGTCTGGGCAGACAAGCCCTCTGCTGCTACAAGGTTCAGTGACCACAAGCATCTCTTTCAGACCACattatttccccttcctctgctggACTGGGCACACAAGCTGGACCAAAAGTTTGCTCTGGCTTAGTAGGACATTGCATCCTTCCCTCCCATGGTTCTGATTGTAGGGGTGAGGAGAGGATCTCACCCACCTCGCCAAATGGAGTATGAGGAGAGTGACAGAGGCAGGAGAGTAAAGCACTCTCCTTCTCATGGGCAGGAGCAATTAGAATTTGAGGATCAAATGGACAGGACGGTCATCCACTGCTGGggccagggaggggagaagaacGCACAGTTTAACTGTAgcactgcagttttaaaaggaaaaggaaggtcCTAAACAGTATCCAgtcagccttgctgctgctgtcaaGTGTGGTTCATGTTTGCAGTCACACTTTGGTTTTCTACCAGCAGCTTGCAAAGGCTTGAAATGTAAGCTATGACCTACCATTTTTGTCctgaaatgttattttatctGGCCAATTCCCCTTGACTTCTGCATCTAGGAGAGGTATTGGTGGAAAGGCTAGGTGCTACGTGTCCACAGGAGCCTTTCCACAAGGTGAGCGCATATAACCTATGATACATCCATGGATGTTTGTGAGGGGGCAACAGCAACAGTGGTTCTTGTCTCTGGACGCTGCTGACATGCTTGGAGATGGAGTGTTGGTTGGCTCCATATAGCCAAAGTCTTTTTGTCATTACCACCTCTTTTTCCTTAGGAGATGGCCAAGGCAGCTTCTGTATGCACTCCAGAGAGTATGGACAGTGAAGACATGCTTTTCATGCTGTATACCTCGGGCAGCACTGGGAAACCCAAAGGAATTGTTCACACCCAGGCTGGATACCTGCTGTATGCTGCTCTCACGCACAAGGTAACTCAGCTGCATCCTCTGGAAGAGGTTCATTTACCTTCCGACAGTAGTAATGAGAGGGGCTTGGACTGGTGAGGTGTGCTGTATTCTGTGTTTGCTGTCCAGTTGGTTTATTGGGTGTAAACAAACTGACAAATATCTGAGAATGTGTAATTAATCTTCAGGATTTGTTCCTGGGGAATATAATACTATGCAAACCAGAGCCTAGAGTTATGAAGGGAGGGAAACTGCAGTGCTGCtacttttgcatttaaaacatgCTAGTGTTGCAGGCCAGAATTTGTGGACATTAAAGTGATGCAGCTGAGGAGATTCTGGTAAGTATCTTACTGGCATCAGTAATGTGGATATTACCGTAGTATTTTGCAGTGGCATGCTGgccttttttatttcagagaggATCTGGACTCTTAAAACAACCTCTTTGCGTAGCACTTGTTGTCTGAAGATCGAAAATTACATTCATGCTCTGTGGTTGCACCTTTGCGCTGCTTTTCTATGTGATCTAGTCTAAATATTTTAACCTTCTTTcccatgaaaaaagaaaaaaagtcaaggcACTGCTTCTTGAAGCTTCTGGTCTGAGTTCTGGATATGAAAAGGTAACAGTGAAACACGGAGAGGACTGCGGTGAAAGATCTCCATCTGGCTTTAGGGGTATCACCCTGTTTGTCATCACACACAATTCAGGcagaggttttctttctttaggcTGACACAGTTGAATTTGTAGAAGTGACAGTGTAATCTCCAAGGCATCTCTTTCTTAGTCCAGAAGGTAGGTCCTGCACCCTGGTGCAGACATGCAGGGAGACACGTGGTCCCTTTAGAGGTACTTCAGAGCCTGAGAGGGAAAGGCACTTGCAAAAGTAAGGTGAGAATTGGCTCTCCTAGGTAGAGGGATCAGCTGACCTGTGTGGCCTCTGTGGTCTTTGCACACTCGTGTGTGGCACTCGCCACACACTCATGGGGTTTTCTTTTAGTTCCGATCcactttctttcatttaaaacataAAGCTGACTCTGCTTTATGAGTCAGGACCTCTTCACCATATGGTAGAGGAGTTAGATTTACAATGGGAAGCATTTTCCATAACCAAGACAAGACAATGAGTTCTCCAAGATCTTTATCTTCAATTTGATGAGCAGGGAGAGCATAGCACCTGGAAAGCGATATACACTGGTAGAGAAGCTGAGCAGCTAAgaacatttctcagaaaatgtttcatGGGCACCTCTCAgtctctccagctttctcatgTAAACCTGTTGATATTGGTGAAGGGTCTGAGCCTCCAAGGCCTGCAGCTTCCTGGCAGttcagggtcagctgtcccacGTGAACTGCCTGGAGTAGGCAACCTTAGGTATCCAGGGCTCTGGGCTTTGGTTGTAGCTTTGTTGCTCCAATCTGAGCAGCTGCTGGTACAGTCATGCTCCCTGTATGTTTGCAGAAACAGTCAGGAGCCTGGAAGCCCTGGTACTGGTCCCTCTGACTTGCTTCCTCACCTTGGGCTGGCCTTTGTGCTGCTCCGTCCTACGTGCCTGGCTCCATTTGCCCTGTGCACTCTCCTGCTCCCACTTGGATGTCCAGTCCAGCACCTTACCTTTAAGCTCTGTGCGCCTGCCAACAGAAAGTCAGCTGGCCTTACATTTATCTTTGCAGTATGTATTTGACTACCAGCAAGGCGATGTTTTTGGCTGTGTGGCTGACATTGGCTGGATCACGGGACATAGCTATGTTGTGTATGGACCACTCTGCAATGGAGCCACCTCTGTCCTGTTTGAAAGCACTCCAGTGTACCCTGACCCAGGTGAGGAAGTGGTGGGCAAAGGTTTGGCTAGACATGGCAGTGTGGCAAAGGAGATTTAGAAACCTGTCCAGTGTGACCTGCCTGCTCAAGGGAGGTAAGCTCCATTTCTTTGGAACTTGTGCCTATGACATTCAGGAACATCTGTGCATCCagggtgaaaaataaaagaagttgcCATTGGTTTTGCTCTGTACTCACAGTAGTCTTAGCTTTAGCTTTGGCCGTTAACCTTCCTGCTGAGTATTTGCAGTGGTACATCAGTACTAGACAGATAAAAAGCCTGTTTGTGATTTTGCAGGTCGTTACTGGGAAGTGGTACAAAGGTTGAAAATTAATCAGTTTTATGGAGCACCTACAGCTATACGCTTGCTGCTGAATTATGGAGAAGAGTGGGTGAAGAAATACGACAGATCGTCCTTGAGGACCTTGGGATCGGGTAAGGGGTGTGAAATCTTCATGTGAAAAAGACAAGGGGTTCTAGCTGGTGAAATGAAGGCACCAGAGGAGCTCAGCTGACCAGATGGGATGTGGTTAAAAACAGATGATAAAGCAGGCTCCCTGTCTGCTGAGATATTTTCTCAGCAGAAGGAGAAATAAACTGAAGTTGGGGCCGTTGAACCGTAGTGTGATTGCCTGTTTCCTAGCTTATTTTGCAGGATCACATTCTTTGCTAAAAAGATTTATCCAATGGTAAATGACATCACTTTGAATTTTACTGGTGTAGGTGACCCAAGCAGCATTTTCTTGCACTATTTAGGATTCTAGAGGTTCTTATATATGACCTGCATTGATTAGTTATTTTCAGTGATATTTATTGCTTGCCTTTTGGTCTTTCTGGAAAAAGTCAGTGCTCGGTTACATGAGTGCGTTGCAGTCCTTTGCACGTCCCAGCAAAAATGCTGTAAGCATTCTGCTTAAAGATCATGCATTCAGGGTGTTGCGCACCAAAAGGGAGAATGAACTGCCTGCAACCCCCTGAGTCTCAGGCTGCTTCCTTTCTTATTTTGGTCTAGTGGGAGAGCCCATCAACAATGAAGCTTGGCAGTGGTTCTACCATGTGGTGGGAGAAGGGCGCTGCACACTCGTGGACACATGGTGGCAGACAGGTAAAAGGCATCCTCGGGGAGCGTGGAGGGCCCTGACCATTGACAGGTTGTTGGTGG
This window encodes:
- the ACSS1 gene encoding acetyl-coenzyme A synthetase 2-like, mitochondrial isoform X4; translation: MASVAARARVLRALRRPLPPGRLPVSARRYLSDAEGPAALPPGGYRVWQERAARDPAGFWAEVARGVLRWDSPFHTACRAGQPAAARWFLGGRLNVSVNCLDQHVEKSPNRVALIWERDEPGTAVHVTYRLLLCRRELLDLTCRLANTLKKYGIQKGDKVAIYMSVSPLSVAAMLACARIGAVHTVVFAGFSAESLAGRIIDSGCKAIITYNQGVRGGRIIQLKTTVDEAVKNCPSIKHVFVAQRTDNKVQMGDRDIPLEEEMAKAASVCTPESMDSEDMLFMLYTSGSTGKPKGIVHTQAGYLLYAALTHKYVFDYQQGDVFGCVADIGWITGHSYVVYGPLCNGATSVLFESTPVYPDPGRYWEVVQRLKINQFYGAPTAIRLLLNYGEEWVKKYDRSSLRTLGSVGEPINNEAWQWFYHVVGEGRCTLVDTWWQTETGGICIAPRPSEEKAEIVPAMAMRPFFGIVPVLMDENGKVIEGNDVSGALCIAQPWPGMARTVYGDHQRFVDAYFKAYPVSVKCFRPSKHHAYHGGGGVCVS
- the ACSS1 gene encoding acetyl-coenzyme A synthetase 2-like, mitochondrial isoform X3, which codes for MSLGELLDLTCRLANTLKKYGIQKGDKVAIYMSVSPLSVAAMLACARIGAVHTVVFAGFSAESLAGRIIDSGCKAIITYNQGVRGGRIIQLKTTVDEAVKNCPSIKHVFVAQRTDNKVQMGDRDIPLEEEMAKAASVCTPESMDSEDMLFMLYTSGSTGKPKGIVHTQAGYLLYAALTHKYVFDYQQGDVFGCVADIGWITGHSYVVYGPLCNGATSVLFESTPVYPDPGRYWEVVQRLKINQFYGAPTAIRLLLNYGEEWVKKYDRSSLRTLGSVGEPINNEAWQWFYHVVGEGRCTLVDTWWQTETGGICIAPRPSEEKAEIVPAMAMRPFFGIVPVLMDENGKVIEGNDVSGALCIAQPWPGMARTVYGDHQRFVDAYFKAYPGYYFTGDGAYRTKKGYYQITGRMDDVINISGHRLGTAEIEDAMADHPEVPETAVIGYPHKIKGEGAFAFIVLKEQTAHIDRVKEELRTIVASKIAKYAVPDHILVVKRLPKTRSGKIMRRLLRKVVTEQSSNMGDVTTLDDPSVVKEILDAYQKYKEKSSS